One Paracidovorax avenae ATCC 19860 genomic region harbors:
- a CDS encoding VOC family protein yields the protein MSALPRPDLATLPPPAAVQQLHHYAYRARDAEETRHFYEDILGLPLYHIIQSDYVPSTGEYCPYTHFFFRLRDGSFIAFFDLGDDVKPDPSPNTPAWVNHIAFRVDTVEELENTKARLQAHGIEVLGVTDHHIFKSIYFFDPNGIRLELAAQLADEEHMAKDSQVAHQRLAEWTARKEQWRRERAEGKAAAPLKPQSNDRPEYVPGTSA from the coding sequence ATGAGCGCACTGCCCCGCCCCGACCTGGCCACCCTGCCCCCGCCCGCCGCCGTGCAGCAACTGCACCACTACGCCTACCGCGCACGCGACGCGGAAGAAACACGGCATTTCTACGAAGACATCCTCGGCCTGCCGCTCTACCACATCATCCAGAGCGACTACGTGCCCAGTACCGGCGAATACTGCCCCTACACGCACTTCTTCTTCCGCCTGCGGGACGGCTCCTTCATCGCCTTCTTCGACCTGGGCGACGACGTGAAGCCCGATCCTTCGCCCAACACGCCCGCCTGGGTCAACCACATCGCCTTCCGAGTCGATACGGTCGAGGAACTCGAGAACACCAAGGCCCGCCTGCAGGCGCACGGCATCGAGGTGCTCGGCGTGACCGACCACCACATCTTCAAGAGCATCTATTTCTTCGACCCGAACGGCATCCGGCTCGAGCTGGCCGCCCAACTGGCCGACGAGGAGCACATGGCCAAGGACAGCCAGGTGGCCCACCAGCGCCTCGCCGAATGGACGGCCCGCAAGGAGCAATGGCGCCGCGAGCGCGCCGAAGGCAAGGCGGCGGCCCCGCTCAAGCCCCAGTCCAACGACCGGCCGGAGTACGTGCCGGGTACCTCCGCCTGA